One region of Miscanthus floridulus cultivar M001 chromosome 19, ASM1932011v1, whole genome shotgun sequence genomic DNA includes:
- the LOC136525411 gene encoding endochitinase A-like → MLKGVSVIPPAISEFSAINPPPAELGRNFVDPIPLDVLPAVAETGDRLAGTSAIIPRGPRSVPKRGRMDGSSSGLPISKKPRKPSTPSGALVSLAEEEEDDEVPLIMRRNRRSGVSSSEAPAPTSSEAPVSSSLVASVPSSTAPPVRSSSTAPVPASSVAPLAAIPLPSPGGGDVFAVVVPPARPSLGFAKKKVVG, encoded by the exons atgctgaaaggagtaagcgtcattcctcctgccatctctgagttctcggccatcaacccgcccccagct gagcttgggcggaactttgtcgatccgatcccccttgatgttctccctgccgtggcggagactggggatcgcctagctggtacttctgcaatta tccctcgcggtcctcgcagtgtcccgaagagggggcgaatggacgggtcttcatctggcttgcctatctccaagaagcctcgcaaaccaagtactccctcag gtgctctggtttcgttggctgaggaagaagaggatgatgaagtccccctcatcatgcggcg taatcggaggtcgggtgtgagttcttccgaggctcccgcgccgacttcttctgaagctccggtgtcgagttctttggttgcctctgtcccgagttctaccgctcctccggtgcggagttcttctacGGCTCCAGTTCCGGCTTCTTCTGTGGCCCCGTTGgcggctatcccgctcccgtcgccgggtggcggggacgtcttcgccgtcgtggttcctcctgcgaggccttctcttggcttcgcgaagaagaaagtggttgggtga